From Coriobacteriia bacterium:
GATGGCTTTGAAGCATGCCTTTAGAATGACCGTGACCTGCTCCTTCGATTCGGCCAGCTGATGTGCGATGAATCAAGGAAATCGCACCGAGCGTAGCAGCCGCGCACATGCCAGTGTTTAACAAAATCCCTTGGATTATGAAACGTGAGTATGGTTTTATGGTGACTCCGAAAGGGGTACTCATGACTAATATCCCCCGATATGGCAACCGCACGCCCGCCAAAGCGGCTTCACATGTCAGACCTCGACGCAAGAATCTCATGGAAACACGACGTCTTTCTGGGACGCAGGGCTCGATCGTGAGCGCGGCACGCAAACTCATAGAGCGCAATGGAGTCCATGCGACGACGGTCACCGCCATCGCCGAGGAAGCCAACGTCACGCGCGAGCTCGTCTACTATCACTTCCAAAACAAGAATGGCGTCATAGAGGCGCTGCTCGATGACTATGTCGAGGATCTTGTGGAAAGCGTCATCACGTGGAACGAGGAGCGCACCTTCGGCGACACCGCCGGGTCGCTCAAGAAGTGCATACGCACCTTCCGTTACGTGCTCTACGATGCAAAGGGCAAACCGCGCCCGATGATTCACGTGCTCGAGGAGCTGGGGGTGCGCGATGCGTTCGGCGTGCGGGCAGCGCAGGAGACGGTGGACTGCTTCAGCGACCACATCGTCACGGAGTATGCGGCCCATCATCAGATCGAGATCGACCTCGTATACGAAATGCTCTGCGTCACGATTTACGGCCTGGTGGGGTTAGCCAAGATCAAGCCCAGCGTCTCGGACGAGGAGCTCATGAAGATCGTGGAGCAGACGCTCCGCCTTGACATGGGTGTGATCGAGGAAGCCGGGAGCAAGCGCGAGGCCACCCCAAACGCATCCGAGGCATAGCCCCGTCCTATGCCGTATCTTTGCCCTTCAGGGTAATGACGAGGACGGATGCGACGATGACGACTGCGCCGACGAGCTGGATGACGGATAGTGTCTCGCCTAGGATGAGCCATGCCAGGAAGAGCGATGCGGGGGTTTCGATCAAGCTGAGTATCGCCGCCTTGGTGGAGCCGATGTACTTGATCGCGACGATGTAGAGGACAATCGGCAGGATCGTGGCAATGATGGCAAAGCCGGACGCGATGCCAAAGCGGTACAGGTCAAATCCCATGAAGGCGCCGGGGACCTCTGGGGCAAACAGAACGAGCGATGCCACCAGGCAGACCGTCGACATCGTGAACGTCGAGGTAAACGAGCTCTCCTCGGAGCTTGTGACGTGGATTATCACGGAATAGCCCGCGAACGAAAGGCAGGCGAGGACCGAGAAAAGCACCCCAAGGGGCTCCATGAACACGGCATGCGGCTCGAGTATTCCGGATATGAGGATGATGCCGATGATGGAAAGCGCCAATGCCATCACCACGCGCCAGGTCATCTTTTCCTTGAAGACTATCGTGTTGAGCAGGGCGACCACGGCGGGAAACGTATAGAAGATGCACGTCACGAGACCGGCATTCATATGCTGCACCGCAAGGAGATAAATCCATGCCGAAAGGAAGAAGAATGCCGACTGGATGTATGTCTCCTTATGACGGCTGAACAATCGGTGCTTGCGCCATATCAGCAGCAGGGCACCGAGATAAACTACGGTGAACCCCATGCGCAGTATCATCGCCTGGCTGGAATCGAGACCCGTGGCATACAACAGCTTGCCGAAGATGCCCATGGTCGAGTATAAAATCGCCTGGATGATGGCGGTCGAATATCCTATGAGATTGGCTGAGGCTTTGCTGCCCATCGATAGCCCCCATTGCGAGAAAGCGTGACTTCGGTCAATTGTATACGACAAGCCATTCTCGCCGAATGGATTTCTCGGCATCGCCTGCGAGAGACCCCTTTGTGCATGAGCGCAACAGATGGTTGCTTGAGCTGCGCGCTGCCGTGGCGGACAATCATGGCCAGTCGAGAATCAATCGGAAGGCAATGTCATGGCAATGAATGATACTATCAAGAAGCTCCGCAAAGAGATGGGGCTTACGCAGGAAGAGATGGCGCGTAGGCTTTACGTAACGAGGCAGGCGGTCTCGCGTTGGGAGACTGGTGAGACGCAGCCGGGTATCGACATGGTGAAGCTCATCTGCGCCACGTTCAACGTACCGCTCGAGCGCTTTTTCGAGATGCCCATGGATTACTATTGCCAGAGCTGCAGCATGCCCATTCCAGATGCGGAACTGCATGGAACGAATGCGGATGGTTCCGAGAACGCGGACTATTGCAAGTGGTGCTTCAGCGACGGCGGTTTCACTGCCAAGGGGGTTACCATGGACGAGTTCATCGAGGCGACGGCGGACATGGAGGCCGAGGCGATCGGCTGCTCGCGCGAGGAGGCCGTCTCGCTCATGGCCACGTTACTTCCGCATCTGAAGCGCTGGCGTGAGGTCGAGTAAAACGAGGCCATCAAGTTGGAATACGGAGACAGACATGCCCAATGCCCCGGAGCATAAGACTTACCAGGCCGAAGACGGCATCATCCACTACTGGACGAGCGGGGGCTCTGATCCTACGGGACGGACCCTCGTCTTCTTGCCGGGGCTGACGGCCGATCATCGCCTGTTCGATAGGCAGATGGAGTACTTTGCGGGCAAACCGGGCATGCGCTGTCTTGTCTGGGATGGCCCCTCGCACGGGCTGTCGCGGCCCTTTCCGCTTACCTGGAGCCTCGATGACCTTGCGCGCGTGCTTGACGGCCTGCTCGAGCAGGAGGGAGTCGAGCATCCCGTTCTCGTCGGACAGTCGCTTGGCGGCTATGTCGCGCAAGCGTATATGGATTTGTTTCCCGGCAAGGCGGCGGGATTCGTTTCCATTGACTCCGCGCCGCTTCAGCGCGAATACATCACGGCCGTCGAGCTCTTCTTGCTCAAGCACACGCACGCGATGTATGCCTCCATTCCGTGGAATGCACTCAAGCGCTTTGGTGCGCAGGTCGCCACGTCTGGTTACGGCATGCAGCTCATGCGCACGATGATGGACGACTACGAGAAGCCAGAATACGTCGATTTGACGGCGCACGGCTTTCGCGCGCTGGCCGAGGCGATCGAGGCGAGCCGTCCGTACGTGATCGATTGCCCGGCGCTGTTGATATGCGGCGAGAAGGACAAGGCGGGCTCAGCCATGCGCTATAACCGCGCATGGACGAAACGCACGGGGCTGCCGCTCGAGTGGATTGCGGGTGCCGGGCACAACGCCAACACCGATGCTCCCGATGAGGTCAACGGACTCATCGAGGAGTTCGTAGAGTCGCTGCACGCTCCGTCTGTCTGATGATCCCTCTATCCTATCTCCCTTGACGGCTGTGTATAGGTGTGTATATACTGTCTATATTGCATATGCACACCGTCTCGTGAGGGGACGCCTTCGCGGGGCGACACGGTAGCTGCTGCAGGGCTGCCGGAAAAGAGGACCATTGGAAATAGTCATTTCAAATTCGGGCTCGGTTCCGATTTACGAGCAGATAGAAGCGCAGATCAAGGACGCGATTCTGTCCGGAGAGCTTACGCCGGGGGAGCTTCTTCCGAGCATACGTTCTCTAGCCAACGACTTGCGCGTCAGCGTAATCACGACCAAGCGGGCCTATGCCGATCTCGAGGAGCTCGGTTTTGTGGTCACGGTCCAGGGTAAGGGCACGTTCATCGCTGCCGGTAACCAGGACTTGCTGCGCGAGGAGCGCGTGCGGCATGTGGAAGAGTCGCTCGAACGTGCGATAGCGGATGCGCGTCCGCTCGGGCTCACGTCTAGCGATTTGCACGAGATGCTCGATCTGCTTCTTGAGGACTAGCCCGGCAAGGAGACACGAATGGACGCATTGATACAGGCAAACGGCCTGGGGAAGCGCTACGACGACTTCCACCTTAAAGGCATAGACATACGCGTTGAGGCCGGTACCGTCGTGGGCCTCATCGGCTCGAACGGGGCTGGAAAGACCACCACGATCAAGATGCTGCTCGGCATCCTGCGGCCCGACGAGGGCGACGTGCGGGTGCTTGGCTGCCCTGTCGGGAGCGGCTCCGCGCCAGAAGGGGAGCTCAAGCAACGCGTCGGCGTCGTCTTGGATACCTGCGCGTTTCCCGACACATCGAAGGTGAAGGATGTGGAGACGCTTGGCCGCTTCGCCTACCGCAATTGGGACGCGCATCGGTTCGCCGCGCTCTGCGAGCGCTTCGGGCTTGCTTCCAAGAAAAACGTGAAGGAGCTGTCGCGCGGCATGGGCATGAAACTCATGCTGGCGTTCGCGCTCTCGCACGATCCGGAGCTGCTCATTCTCGACGAGGCTACCGCCGGCCTCGACCCGATGGCCCGCGACGAGGTGCTCGATATCCTGCGCGAATTCATGGCCGCGGAGGGTCATGCCATCCTGCTCTCGACGCATATCACGAGCGATCTTGAGAAGATCGCCGACGAAATCGTGTGCATTGACGGCGGCAAGCTCGTCTTCGACGTTCCCAAGGACGAAATCTGCGATGTGGCCGGTGTCGCACATTGCAGGAAACGCGACCTCGAGCTGATAGGGGAGAGCACATGGGCCGATGATGGGCGCGTGCGAAAGCTCAAGAGCGGCATGACGTACGACGTGCTCGTACCCGACCGCTTCGCCTTTGCGAAGGCGTTTTCCGATATCGCGCTCGACAGCGCCAGCATCGATGATTACATGACGCTCACCTTGAAAGGAGAGCAGCTATGAAAGCCATGATTTTCTCCGACCTCATCACTTCCAAGAACGTTGCGGTGCAGCTATTGCTCGTGTCTGTCGTTATCTGCGGATTTCTCGCATGGGGCACAAACGAGACCATCGTTGGCACGGCTGCCATGGCAACGATGACGCCCATGATGTATCTCTTCTCGATTTTCGCATACGACGAGATGAACGGGTGGGAACGCTTCCGTCTGACGCTGCCTATCACCAAGCGGCAGGTCGCCTACGGGCGCTATATCAGCATGCTCATCATCGCGGTCATCTCGCTGCTTGCGGCCTGGATCGTCTCGTTCGTCTTTCTCGCAATCGTCCAGGTGTGCGGCGGCCTCGGCATGGGTACGGAGCTCGTGAATCCTGATGCCTTCATCGCAATTCTCGATTGCGGTTTTGCCGGCTTCATCTTCACCATCGTGCTCGCCTCGCTCACCTTGCCGCTTCTGATGCGCTTTGGCATGAACAAAGCAACGCGCCTCTTGCCGCTCCTCGTTGTCGTCACGATCGTGCTTGCGAGCGTTGCGATCGGTAACATGTCCGGCGCAATCGATTTGACGGCCATACGCACGTTCCTGAACGAGAACACGGGCCTTATCGCGGCAGGCACCTGCGTCGTGGCGGCTATCTTGTACGTCGCAAGCGCATTCATCGCCGCGCGCCTTTACCAGGTTCGCGAGCTGTAGGGTGCTTGCTGACATTCTTCGCATTTCGCTGCGCATTTTTTGCGAGAGGCTAGGATTCATCGCCCGGTGTTCCTAGACTTTCTGCATTTTTGCGCACACAGGGGCCAGGAACCCTAGACTCTCCGCGTTTTTGCGCGCGCAGGGCCGGGGAAACCCTAGACTTGGGCGACTTTTGCGCGGGTCTATTCCCGCGTCGCCATCCAGGCGCTCGGCACGGGAACGATTGACCCGATGGCCGCCGCGACGAGCAACACGGGCGCGCCGGCGATGGGGAAGACCAGGAACAGCAGCACCATCGTCATGATGGGCTGGCGCATGACGGCGCCGACGAGTGCCCCGGTCACGGCGCAGAGCGCGAACACCGGGTCGATGCCCGTGAGGGCTGCCATGCCGTACCCGATTGCGATGCCCGCGAAGATGATGGGGAAGAAATGGCCGCCACGCCAGCCCATGTTCAGGCAAAGCTGCGTTGCGAACACCTTGACGAAGCCCGTTGCGATAAGGAGCCCCGCGCCTATCGTCGTCCAGGTAAGGGACAATTCTTCGGTCTGGGCTTCGCCTGCGAACAGCACGAAAGGCAGCGCGACGCCGAGCGCCCCGAGAACGAGACCGGCAAGTGCGGGCTTCACGATTAGGTGGTTTCCCATGAGTGCGGAGAGCTTGCGTGCGAGTGCTCCGAACGGGAAGTAGAGCCAGCCCGCCACTGCGCCGATGGCGATGAGAGGTAGCGCCCAGAGCAGCTCGAGCGGACCGAGCGCGATATCGCTGAAGTGGGGGAGACCACCGCTGCGTCCGAAGATGGACCCGAGCAGCGCCATCATCCCCATTGCCCCTGCGGCTGCCAGCACGTAGACGACGACCTTGACCGGTTTGGATACGTCGAGTCTGATCTCGCTTACCGGGCGGTTCCCGTTGGACTCATCGGCCGATCCGAAAACGGGCACGGCAAGGCCAAAGAGCGGTGTGGAGAAGATTGCCGATATCGCGGCGGCACAGCCTGCTTCGGCGAGCTCGCGCATCTCGGCACCCATGAAGCGCAGACGGTCGCCCACCCAGGTGCAAAGCCCGGCGATAACGCCGGTCAAACCCGCCTCGGGACCTATCGAGCCGCCAAACAGCAGCGGAAGAAGCGCGCCGAAAAACGATGCGCCCAGATGCTTGTACTCGTACCGTCCCTCGCTCTTGACCTGGGCCATTACGGTATTCATGTCATCGGGGTGGGGCCCAAACTTCTTTGCGAACAATCCGATGCACAGGCCGCCAAGCGCGCAAAAGACGATGGGGTAGAGAACGGCCGGCAATCCGGCTGCCGCAAGTGAGGTGGGAACGACGTCCCAGAGCAGATGGATGCCTGCGTTCATGAGGAAGAAGAACGCCCAAACGAAGGCACCGGCAAAGGCGCCAAAGGCAATCGTCATCACGATGAACAAAGCTCTTCTCACGGTCTATTGGCTTCCTCATGCTCGGCTTACGTGGTTTCGCACGTGGTAATTATGACCGTCTGACCTGCGAATGAGAAGTGGCGAGGGACTGTGATATAGAATGTGCCCATGAGGACTCGTATCACGAAATACCAGCGTATCTCCCGGCCACGCTGTCTCTTCGCGCTCACTCTCGTCCTTGCGCTCGGTCTCTTGGCCGCCTGCACGCAGGACCTGCCTCTCGGGAGCATCTTGTCGCAAGACCGCGCTGCGGACGCTCCTGCCAGCGAGGCTGCGACCAGCTCCGTCGTCGATCTCGGCTCGATTCCTCCCAACGACGGCAAGGGTTATGTCGAGCTCAACGGCGGCAAGCCCACGTTCACCGATGCCGACAAGGTCCTCCCGTACGGCTACGAATCGTATGCGCCGCTCGACAGCCTCGGCAGATGCGGGGCGGCCATGGCGCTCGTCGGCGTCGAGACCATCCCGGAACCAGGTAGCAAGCGCCAGAACATCAGCAAGATTCATCCAAGTGGCTGGGAGCAGGCGCGTTACGACTTCATCCCTGGCGAGGCCCTATACAATCGCAGTCATCTGATCGCGCGCGAGCTCACGGCCGAGGAAGCCAATCCCAACAATCTCATCACGGGCACGCAGTACATGAACCAGTCGAACATGCGTCCCTTCGAGGATGCCGTGCGCAACTTCATCGACTTGACCGGCTACCATGTGCTCTTCCGGGCAACGCCCATCTTCCAGGGAGACGAGCTCGTGGCCCGCGGTGTCCAACTCGAGGCGTGGTCGCTCGAGGACGAGGGGGACGGCATATGCCTCAACGTCTACTGCTACAACGAGCAGCCGGGCGTGACCATCGATTACGCGACGGGCGCTTCCTGGCTATAGGTCTTATGGCGCCTGGAGGCCGCAAATAGCCACGGGTCGGGTTACGCGCGTTTGCCCATCACCCATCCGATGGCTCCCCCTACGATGGCAAACGCGATCCATCCGAGCCCCATCGAGTAGAGCGGTAACCAGTCGAGAGGCACCACGACGGGCGCGCCCGTGCCGTACAGCTCGAGGGCCACGCCCGCTAGAAACGCACCGATAGCCGCACCTTGATAGACATGGCGGCAGGCGATGTGCTTGTGGAAGAGCAGTAGCACGACCACGGCGATGAACGGCGGGTAGACGATGCCCAGCACCGGGTCGGCAAGCTGGATGATGTTGTCAAGCCCGATATCGCAGATGAGGACGCCGATAATGCAGTCGATGAGGAGCAAGACGTTGTAGGAGACTCTTCTCTTGAAGAGCACGCAGAAGAAGTCCGCGGCCGAGCTCACGAGTGCGACAGCGGTTGTCACGCATGCCAGCAGCACGACGACGCTGAGGAGAACCATACCCGTGTCGCCGAGCAGCGCATTCACGACTGCCACGAGCAAATCGGCCTGCGACATGTTGCTCCCGAGCGTCAGCGACGTGGCGCCCAGGTACGTCAGGCCACCATAGACGATGGCGAGCATGACCACGGCGCATACGCTCGCGCGTGCCAGCAGGGACAGCCTGTCGCGCTCCTTAGAATGGCTCTTCACGACGGCGGAGTCGAGGATGATGATTGAGAATGCCGCTGCACCCAGGACGTCCATCGTCTGGTATCCCGCCCGGACGCCCTCTTGAAACACCGTGCTCGTGAGGGGAGCTTCGATAGGCCCGATCGGGTGAACGATTCCCACGACAATCAGCACGAGGATACCAAGCACCAGGGTGGGCGTGAAGAACTTGCCGATGATGTCGACAACGCGCGATTTGCGACAGGCGAGGAGATAGACGATGGCGAAGAAGACGATGGAAAACGGGACGAGCCATGCGGATGCCGCGTTGCCGAGATAGGGGGCGACCGAAAGCTCGAAGGTCGTCGCCGCCGTGCGGGGCATGGCGAAGACAACGCACAGGCACAGGATTGCCGCCGTGCCCAAGATGGTGCCGCCTACCTTGCCGAGCACCTTGTCGAAGGCATCGCGTGGGCCACCCACCGCGTTCATCACGAAGACGCCGAGGCACGATAGTACCGCATCGACGAGCAGAAAGCCGACGAAGCCCCATGCCCACAGGTCGCCGCTTTCCTGACCGAGCGTTGGCGGAAAGATGAGATTGCCTGCTCCGAAGAACATCGCGAACAGGGCGAACCCGACGATGACCGAGTCCTTTGCCAAAGATATGTTACCGTGCGCCTTCATGTGAGCATTGTAGCGCGATGAGGAGGAAGATGGGCTTGGCGTACTCTAGCGCAGGGTGCGCAGGTAGTTCTTCATCTCGTTGCTGATGCGTCGGCTCTCGATGGCCTTCTGGATTGCCTTGCGGCGTGTCCATTCGTCAAGCAACGCCTCATCACCTTGCTGCTCGAGATACGGAAGTGCGGACGTTTCCTGCTTTGCAAGTGCCTCGGCAAAGTACCAGGCACGCATCATGTCAACGTAATAGATATCGTCTTCGCTGGCGGGGTTTTCGGCGGTATTGGGCATGCGTGTGCGTGCGACCAAATCGAGGAAGCGCTCGTCGAATAGTTCGTCGAGATAGAGGCGCATGAGCACGCCCATGGCAAAGCGAATCGTGTAGCAGTGTCTTGATGCGAGCCAGCGTTCGATGTGCTCGAGCGTCTCGTCGGGACGTTTGGCAAGCACCTTGACCGGCAGCTGGTCGCAGGTCGCCCAATTGTCTACGAAGGGCAGGAAGCGTTCGTAAAGCGCCAGGGCCGTGTCGTAGTCCCTCTCCAACCCGATGGCAAAGGCATGCACCTGGTTCTCGTCGAACAGGCGATGGGGAAGCGTTTTGAGGAACGCGTCAACGTCATCGCGCTTCACGAGCTCCTTGGCGATCGTACGCAGGGCGGGAGTCCTGACGCCGGCGATGGTCTTCTTGTCCACGGTGGGCACGAGGCGTGCATGGAAGTCGCGATAGTCCAGGTCAACGTTGCGTGCCAGGCTGCGGCATACGAACTCGCCGGCCGTGTCCTCGCCAAAGCCGGGAAGCTCGACGCATAGCACGTCTTCCAACGGCGTATTCGCCGCCTTGGCGAGCAGCACGTCCTTGTTCGCACGGTCGAGCTGCTTGAAGCGTGCCTCCGCGCTCATGGCGCGCTCCTTCGAGTAGAAGCGTGCCTGCGCGACGAGCCGCACGGGTGCATGGGCCTTCGTGTACTTGGCGCCGGTTCCCGCCTGATGCGCGGCTACGCGGGCGTCGACATCGGTGGTATAGCCCGTGTAGAGGCTACCGTCTCCACACTCCAGGACATACATGTAATGCTCGAACGGGGTCATGGGCGTTACTGTGCGAAGAGCCAGCCGAGCACTTCGGGGTCACGTGCCATGCGGGGACTGCCGCCGCCATGCTGCTCGTCCGGGTCCCAGAAGTACGACGCCGGCTTCACGTCGAGCACGACCAGACGGTCGATCTCCTCCTCGCCGAGCCCCTGTGCCTCGTAGAGGGCACGCAGTTCATCGACGACCCTTTGCGCGGCCTCGACGCTGTAGAACTCGTCGTTGTCGCCCAGCGAGATGCGCAGTGGTACCC
This genomic window contains:
- a CDS encoding TetR/AcrR family transcriptional regulator, which encodes MTNIPRYGNRTPAKAASHVRPRRKNLMETRRLSGTQGSIVSAARKLIERNGVHATTVTAIAEEANVTRELVYYHFQNKNGVIEALLDDYVEDLVESVITWNEERTFGDTAGSLKKCIRTFRYVLYDAKGKPRPMIHVLEELGVRDAFGVRAAQETVDCFSDHIVTEYAAHHQIEIDLVYEMLCVTIYGLVGLAKIKPSVSDEELMKIVEQTLRLDMGVIEEAGSKREATPNASEA
- a CDS encoding XRE family transcriptional regulator, with protein sequence MAMNDTIKKLRKEMGLTQEEMARRLYVTRQAVSRWETGETQPGIDMVKLICATFNVPLERFFEMPMDYYCQSCSMPIPDAELHGTNADGSENADYCKWCFSDGGFTAKGVTMDEFIEATADMEAEAIGCSREEAVSLMATLLPHLKRWREVE
- a CDS encoding GntR family transcriptional regulator, with amino-acid sequence MEIVISNSGSVPIYEQIEAQIKDAILSGELTPGELLPSIRSLANDLRVSVITTKRAYADLEELGFVVTVQGKGTFIAAGNQDLLREERVRHVEESLERAIADARPLGLTSSDLHEMLDLLLED
- the brnQ gene encoding branched-chain amino acid transport system II carrier protein translates to MKAHGNISLAKDSVIVGFALFAMFFGAGNLIFPPTLGQESGDLWAWGFVGFLLVDAVLSCLGVFVMNAVGGPRDAFDKVLGKVGGTILGTAAILCLCVVFAMPRTAATTFELSVAPYLGNAASAWLVPFSIVFFAIVYLLACRKSRVVDIIGKFFTPTLVLGILVLIVVGIVHPIGPIEAPLTSTVFQEGVRAGYQTMDVLGAAAFSIIILDSAVVKSHSKERDRLSLLARASVCAVVMLAIVYGGLTYLGATSLTLGSNMSQADLLVAVVNALLGDTGMVLLSVVVLLACVTTAVALVSSAADFFCVLFKRRVSYNVLLLIDCIIGVLICDIGLDNIIQLADPVLGIVYPPFIAVVVLLLFHKHIACRHVYQGAAIGAFLAGVALELYGTGAPVVVPLDWLPLYSMGLGWIAFAIVGGAIGWVMGKRA
- a CDS encoding ABC transporter is translated as MDALIQANGLGKRYDDFHLKGIDIRVEAGTVVGLIGSNGAGKTTTIKMLLGILRPDEGDVRVLGCPVGSGSAPEGELKQRVGVVLDTCAFPDTSKVKDVETLGRFAYRNWDAHRFAALCERFGLASKKNVKELSRGMGMKLMLAFALSHDPELLILDEATAGLDPMARDEVLDILREFMAAEGHAILLSTHITSDLEKIADEIVCIDGGKLVFDVPKDEICDVAGVAHCRKRDLELIGESTWADDGRVRKLKSGMTYDVLVPDRFAFAKAFSDIALDSASIDDYMTLTLKGEQL
- a CDS encoding alpha/beta hydrolase; this translates as MPNAPEHKTYQAEDGIIHYWTSGGSDPTGRTLVFLPGLTADHRLFDRQMEYFAGKPGMRCLVWDGPSHGLSRPFPLTWSLDDLARVLDGLLEQEGVEHPVLVGQSLGGYVAQAYMDLFPGKAAGFVSIDSAPLQREYITAVELFLLKHTHAMYASIPWNALKRFGAQVATSGYGMQLMRTMMDDYEKPEYVDLTAHGFRALAEAIEASRPYVIDCPALLICGEKDKAGSAMRYNRAWTKRTGLPLEWIAGAGHNANTDAPDEVNGLIEEFVESLHAPSV
- a CDS encoding chloride channel protein — its product is MTIAFGAFAGAFVWAFFFLMNAGIHLLWDVVPTSLAAAGLPAVLYPIVFCALGGLCIGLFAKKFGPHPDDMNTVMAQVKSEGRYEYKHLGASFFGALLPLLFGGSIGPEAGLTGVIAGLCTWVGDRLRFMGAEMRELAEAGCAAAISAIFSTPLFGLAVPVFGSADESNGNRPVSEIRLDVSKPVKVVVYVLAAAGAMGMMALLGSIFGRSGGLPHFSDIALGPLELLWALPLIAIGAVAGWLYFPFGALARKLSALMGNHLIVKPALAGLVLGALGVALPFVLFAGEAQTEELSLTWTTIGAGLLIATGFVKVFATQLCLNMGWRGGHFFPIIFAGIAIGYGMAALTGIDPVFALCAVTGALVGAVMRQPIMTMVLLFLVFPIAGAPVLLVAAAIGSIVPVPSAWMATRE